In Octopus sinensis unplaced genomic scaffold, ASM634580v1 Contig19206, whole genome shotgun sequence, the sequence gcaacatgaatgacaatggtcagagactactcgaattctgtacataccacaacctgtgcatcacaaacacattctttaccaacaagccatcccacaagggatcttggagacatccaggatctcaccactggcatcagctggatctcatcattacacggagatccttcaTGAATTCTAatctattgacccgcagttaccacagcgcggattgtgacacagaccactcactaattagaagtagggtgaggattctacctaaaaaagtccatcgctccaagaaagtgggccgaccacgcattaacactgccagaacctcggaccctatactgcgaaaatgttttgctgcttctatcaaagttgccctcagtggctgcccaacctcctctgctgaaagtaggtggaactatatcagggaagctttgtatacgacatcaatagatactttcggcatgagagaaaggcaaaacccagattggttcaatgctgggctctcagagctggagccagttatcgaagcaaagcgtgcagctctgatgcaatacaagagtgactcttctacaaagtcactcgaagaactcagaaaggcacgaaataaaacccaactgacagccagacgctgtgcaaataggtattggcaggaaatctgccagaatatccagtcagctgctgacagtggcgacacctgtgGGATGTAttccggtttgaagaaggccctcggtccatccgcaaccaagtcagcccatctggagatctcatcagggatcaaggcaagcaaatggatagatgggtggagcactaccaggatctctactcacgggagactacagtggctgaggctgcagtcgtgagtgtcaagatcttgccagtcatgtgcgaacttgacagtccgccttctatagcagagctcatcaaggctgttgactccctagcaagaaacaaggctccgagaaaagacggcatcccctcagagatcatcaaagccgacaaaaacaccatcctgcttcggcatcttcatgagcttctgtgtcagtgctgggaagagggtacagtccctcaggatatgtgggatgctaacatcattacactTTACAAACACAAAGGTGACCGtagtgattgtaacaattaccgtggaatatctcttctaagcactgttggaaagacctttgcccgcgttatcctggccaggctacaactacttgcttctcgaatctatccggaatcgcagtgtggctttagaagaagcagatcaactatcgatatgatattctccatacgccaacttcagaagtccagagagcagaaaatgccattatatatggccttcattgatctaacaaaggcctttgactcggtaagctcaaaaaaatcggatgtccaccaaagctgctgaggatcatcaagtctttccatgatgacatgcaaggcaccatacagcacaacggttcaacatcagccgccttccaaataaaaatcggggtaaagcaaggttgtgtcctcgctcctacattatttggcattgtCTTCTCGCTCTTgctctcacatgcctttcagacatcagatgatggagtgtttctgcacagtagaagtgacaggaaactgttcaatctctcgcgcctgcgtgccaagaccaaaatcagaaacgtcctgatcaaggagatgctatttgctgatgatgccactctggtatcacacacagaagaagccctccaaaggctcattaactgttttgagcaagcatgtaacgactttggcttagctatcagacttaagaagaccaacatcatgggtctggctacatcggacatcccaaacatacatattggagaccacagattacaggaggtggagaagtttacctatctaggctctaccatcacctacaacctatcccttgacgctgagctcaatatacgcattggcaaggcaattgctgcgatggcccaactctccaaacgggcatgggacaacaataagctgaccaagaccacgaaaatgaagatctaccaggcatgtgtacttatcactctactgtatggaagtgagacttggacgctatacacacgccaagagagtcgcctaaacatctttcacctgcgctgcctccggaaaatcctccgcatcaaatggcagaatcatatccccaacaaagatgtcctcaagcaagcaggaataccaagcatgtttgcactcctcacacaaagacgtatgagatggcttgagcatgttagccgtatgaaagatggcagaatccccaaggacatactctacggagagcttgctaggggtactaggtctgtgggtagaccgttcttacgttacaaggatgtttgcaaaagggacatgaaggcctgcaacaacaatattagcagttgggaagcaattgccagcaaccgtggagattggggacgtaccgtaaaagagggaataccaaggagtgacagagagagagagaggagaaatggaaagacaagaaaagacgtcaacaagaaactatgacattacaaccagccaggaacagtctttgatacatttgcggtacctgccagagggagtgtttgtccaggataggactacacagccacagcaggaaatgtatcaggatatgaaatataaaagccggactggactattttatgcgcaactccattgtctcccgagacaaaaacgATGCCaacaacatacacataaatactgtTAACTAAAATAGTATTAAGAAtcattaaaattaagataatattaattgttaggcaatctttcgtttgtagtagcacgtttccgtcgatttccgtaaaaaacttttatttttttacatatggccttgcgggaacatttgaagtaatgagagcgaaagagactaagaggaagcgattgtatgacgagggaatttcttttgaagttatcaaagcattgatgtacatgtgtgtgtgtgtttgatggggtgtgggagacagacagtatgttgtgtaagtgaagtgcttctgttagtgtgtgtgaagagacagagagagtaatgtgtgaaagagagagataactgaaattttttactcggtgtatgtgtagatacatacatagatacatacacacacacatacatgcagacatacatatacacatacaccgagtaaaaaattacactgaatcggccatacatacatacatacacacatacacacacacatacttacacacacacacataattcagacatacatatacgcatacaccgagtaaaaaattacactgaatcggccatacatacatacatacacacacacatacatagatacatacacacacacacatacatgcatacactcatacaccgAGTAAagaatttcagttatctctctctttcacacattactctctctgtctcttcacacacactaacagaagcacttcacttacacaacatactgtctgtctcccacaccccatcaaacacacacacacacacgtgcgcacacgcacacacatgtacatcaatgcttcggtaacttcaaaagaaattccctcgtcataaaatcgcttcctcttagtctctttcgctctcattacttcaaatgttcccgcaagcccatatgtaaaaaaataaaagttttttacggaaatcatcgacggaaacgtgctactacaaacgaaagatcgccaattGTTAATACAACGAAAAGGGTTGGAAGGGTAATTCGTAATATACAAAAAAGAGGGGCCTAAAAGGGTAGAAAGACGTAAGGGCAAAGGCAAAGGTTGGAAAATATTGAGATAAAATTTATAAGAATGGTATTAACTCAAAACATAGATTTACCATAACCAGTGTAAAGAAGATGTAGGTTATTTGCATaagatacataattaaaaattacaCCACATATTCCGTAAACAATCAGAAGACTAGGAAACCGTCCAGATATCAACACTTGTAaattttatctgaatattttccaACAGTAATCAGACACAAAAACAGGAGTAAAGAGGGAGGACAATTTATTAAATGAACCCCTggatattactggtacagattttGACCCCAGGAGTTGAACTTGGAACACAAACGGATCAAAGTAAGGGGATGATTCTGCATTTAGCCCAGGGCCAGACGAAAGAGTAAAATTTCAAGAGAAGGCGGGGTGAGGTGTTTTACatggaatgaaaggaagaagCGAGAGGATTTGAACCTGTAACGTTGAGGTAACGAAGGATGAGATGAAGTAAAGAATCCAgtcatgtaacaacaacaacaacaataattatgatgattaattaatgaagTTAGATTACAGTGTcattagagtgagagagagagagagagagagagcggtgaaGCATGACGACccatggtgggattatgacatgaatgactcgaaacaagaaaacaaacattaaagaaacagatttggataaTCCAAATCCATTGGGGACTTACTTTCGAACTGCCAGATGTAGAGGGGTGTCACCCTTTTTGTTCATCTAATAGACATCGATGCCattctgttgcagaaaatcaACAATTTCCGTGCGTCTACTTTCAGAGGCAATATGGAGAGGGGTGTCACCTTGCTTGGTCACAGCATTAACATCCGTGCCATTCTGTTGCAGGAGAAGTTCAACAATGTTTATGCCTCCATATTTACAGGCAAAATGGAGAGCTGTCCAATCTTCATTATCCACAGCTTTAACATCCGTGCCATTATGTTGCAGGAGAAGTTCAACAATATTTTTGCATGGAAAACGACAGGCTAAATGGAGAGCACTCCGACCCTTATTATTTCTCTGATTAACctaaaaaagataaacaataaagaCATTAAAGATGGTGTTTATTGGGGGAAGAaggaacaaaaatgaaaaatgtcagAAAAAAAGAATCAGATTAATTTAAACAAGTGGAATGAAGGTGGGGGGAAAATAAATGAGATTTATAatgtttctatacacacacacatatgtgtatgcatatatatatatatatacactctcgcacatacatatatacataaatacctatatatacatacgtgttttaTATCTTCACTGATCATTTGTTtatgcatttttgtgtatatatgcgtttatgtgtgtgtatatttgtgtatgtatgtacaggtctGTGTGAGCTGAagaaaagtttttaattaaaaaaatataaactgtttCGAGAAACTGGCGAAcaaataatttcagttttgtgAGACCAACTCCGAAAGACCACTcggatttttcaatgaaatttagcAGAAATCCAACCTTTTCAATGTTGTGGCAAAGAATTATGTGTGGATTGTGGGAAAGAAAGTGGAAAAGTGTGTGTTGAGGGTGGAAGGGTATTGATCTGCAACTTATCAAAGATATTTCATTACCATAATCATTATCTACACACAAGGAAATGAGCAACTTTTATTTAAAAGATATAAATCGTCaataatgaagaaacaaaatttggGGCACTAaactgtatgtatacatcatatacatataacacaaacaaacatacatatcattatacacacacacatatatatatatatattcgctgaccagtaaattgttattttctttgctgTTTAACAGGACTTTGACTACATCTTCATATTTATTCCTCACAGCCAGATGTAGAGGTGTGTTGCCCCATTTGTCCTGCTTATTAACATTTGCTCCTATGGAAAGTAACAAGGCCACAACATCCGCTTGCTtgctgaaaggaagaaaaacaaagataaaacatCACATTCACTTAATAATCACATCAATATACACTCGTGTTCCATTAAATGCATAAAAACCTATGTATACTACagcctcgtgtgtgtatatattatatataatatatatatatatatatatatatatatagatatatatatatataatatatatatatataatatgtgcaaatatttatgtatgtaaaggcAAACCTACACAAATGTGCCCCAGATGAATGTTTCCTTGTAACttctagaaaaatggatgtttttcaatgaaatttctttCACAAATCCTTCAGATGGCAAATATtccaattatatcggaatttgttgtgagAAAAACCTTTTCGGTGGGTGGAGAGAGAAATTTAGGAAAGTTCACCCGAGTCGGCTTTCTTTCCCAAAAACAtagatattttcaaatgaaattttcaataaaaccgTTTCAGATTGTGAAGAtttcgattatatcggaatttaatatgaagaaaattataaaaattggtGGATTCGCACAGATATACACtgacacaaaacagaaaataaaaagatgaacTTTGGGAAAATAAGCGtgatgtgtcagtatgtatgtgtgcgaaccatcaaatttttaaagttttttcatgttaaattccgatataatcctaATCTACACCATTGGAAGGGATTGTAGAAATTTTCACAGAAACAAAATATCcacttttctgaaagttatagaaaaacaaaacggaTTTGGGTGAATTTTGATAAAGTCAACTCCTCaatgtttgaaaatttttttacaaCAATTTCCGATATAATTGGAATCTTCATCATCTGAAGcatttttgtcaaagaaatttcattaaaaaatatccatttgtctaaaagttataaggaaacaatTCGTCGTGGGGCCAGTTGTGTAGGTATGcctatacatatgcacgcatatatatactatatatatataatatattaatatatatataatatatatatatatatatagaagagagagagagagagagaaatatatgagcAACTGAAATGTGTATATCATGAATGTAATCGTAATATACagcaaacaaatgtgtgtgtatatacatatattaatagctgaaggtataatgtatacatattttcgaCCCAGCAAGACCATCTTGAGTTTAGTTTATACATCCCACAATGTATAGCTTCTTCTCATGTCTACAAATACTGCATTTagcagaatatacacacatattagagAGATCGTCacagatatataactatataatgaaGGAAAATCGTTTTGTGAAAGAGAGAATGTCTGACAATTATAGACAAACTGATCGAAGGCAGATTTCTCATCAatccaaaaaaacaacaacggatTCTTCCTTTTGACCGGCactgtcaacacaatttctagttaactaaacacttttaaacttcgtatactggtagaatgtgtttataaaacatcattttttcttggctttattgagaaaattctctattttgtaagatatttccactttaatttcaagcatttcggcaattttaaccaatcgctggagtctGTTTGgagtgaaaacattccgtgctgtatgaatatgtccctcgtttaagaaacagattgggtttatttacatttgcgaagaaaaaaagatacccttcccctaaccctgactcaccctaactctaaccctaaatctaaaatagattgaaatgcaatagatcgatactagggttataattatgggtgacgatttcatacgacaccgctacggaaaatgggattttttcgagcagtgtcaaatgaaaatgtcacccataattataaccctagtatcgatctattgcatttcaatctatttacaGATTATTTACTGCCATAACAAGCTATAGgatctttcttcttgttttagatctcaaataacatttttttgGAGAAAAAATTGATCGATTTCTCCCAAATCAATATCAAGAAAGGACACTGAATCACACAGGGTCAATCTTAGAACTGTGGGATCTCAAAGAATATCTCCAAAACAAAAAGAATCTGTTACGACAAGAAATGATGAAAAAGATTTTTGTGATTCAATGAAGAGGATTCatggagaaaatgagaaaaagatgttATTTGGTTACTACTATCATGTTGTTATCGTGTCACACTGCCACTATTATGGTATCTTTGGATATTCAATTTGTCTGGAattgcaagaaattttgaaacaaaagcagATCTGAAGATTTTAGTTAATTCAAGCCTTACTTCTCCACTGCATAATGCAATGCTGTCCACTTCTTGTCTTCGTCGCTGATGTTGAGATCAGCGCCAGATTCTGTCAATAAGGTTATTAACTCTTTATTGCCTTGTTCACAGGCAGCCATAAGAACCGTAACACCTTTTGAATTTTTCCTGTTGAcctgaagagaagaaagagaagacatgtgaaatatattaaagacgagagagagagagaggagagaagagagagagagaggagagaagagagagtaaagaagatGCAGGAGTGAAAAAAAGGAatacgaaagagaaataaagataaacacagacacacacaaatgcatgcacacacacacacatacgcccacagacacacacacacacacacacatcatgttgTAGGGGTTTACTCAGCCAGAGTTTGCCCTTATTTAGAGTTACACTCCTCCTAGATGAGTCAGGAGACCTTGtagacacaggcgtggc encodes:
- the LOC115232053 gene encoding putative ankyrin repeat protein RF_0381; the protein is MAACEQGNKELITLLTESGADLNISDEDKKWTALHYAVENKQADVVALLLSIGANVNKQDKWGNTPLHLAVRNKYEDVVKVLLNSKENNNLLVNQRNNKGRSALHLACRFPCKNIVELLLQHNGTDVKAVDNEDWTALHFACKYGGINIVELLLQQNGTDVNAVTKQGDTPLHIASESRRTEIVDFLQQNGIDVY